The DNA window GCTAAGCAATGCTACAGTTGCGGGTTCCAGAGCTGCGGAGCGCGAGCGCGTGATCACGTTGGCATTGACCCCGGGAGAACCGGCCGGCATCGGACCGGATATCGTCGCACGGCTTGCCGGGCGCCGGCTGCCGGCACGCGTGGTCGTCATCGCCGATCGCGATCTCCTGGCAAGCCGCGCCCGCGATCTCGGGATCGATCTCGAGCTGAGCGAGTGGCGGGCAGAGGATGACCATCCGAATGACAAGCGGGCCGGCGCGCTCGAAATTCTGCATGTCCCGCTGCGAGCGCCGGCCATGCCTGGCGAGCTCGACGCCCGCAACAGCGCCTACGTGATCGAGACGCTCGAGCACGCGGTCGACGGCTGTCTCGACGGCCGCTTCGACGCGATGGTCACCGGACCGGTGCACAAGGGCATCATCAACGCGGCCGGCGTCGCGTTCACCGGTCACACCGAGATGCTGGCCGAGCGCACCGCAACGCCGCGCGTGGTGATGATGCTGTGCGGCGGTGGATTGCGGGTCGCGCTCGCCACCACGCACGTCGCCTTGAGCGAGGTGCCGGCGCGGCTCGACCAGCCGATGCTGGAGCAGACGCTGCGCATCCTCGTCCACGATCTTTCCTGGCGCTACGCGCTGGAGCGCCCGCGCATCGGCGTTGCCGGCTTGAATCCGCACGCCGGCGAGTCGGGTTATCTGGGGCGCGAGGAGATCGAGATCATCGCCCCGGTGATCGAACGCCTCGCCGCCGAGGGCCTCGACGTGCAAGGGCCATTCCCCGCCGATACGCTGTTCACGCCGGCGCGCCTGAAAGCGTTCGACGCGGTGCTCACGATGTATCACGACCAGGGCTTGCCGGTGCTCAAGTATGCGAGCTTCGGCTGCGGCATCAATGTCACGCTGGGGCTGCCGATCGTGCGCACCTCGGTCGATCACGGAACGGCGCTCGACATCGCGGGCAGCGGCAAGGCCGACGCGGGGAGCCTCATCGAAGCGATCGAGGCGGCGGCGATCATGGCGCGCAATGCCGGACGCATGATGCCGCAAGCGCGCCTGCGGCCGATCGCTGGCGCCACCCGAGCCGTCGAAGGTTGATGTCGCCGGCGCGTCCGCCGGGTTCACCGAAGCCGGCCGATGTCCTGCGGCTCGAACGCGGGTAGCGAGCTTCCGCCAAATGGCTGACCGCTCGCTCCCTCACCCCCAACCCCTCTCCCGAAGGGAGAGGGGAGCGAAGTGCGGAAAGCGGCTTGTCAATCGCTTTCCGGAGCGTCCATAAGCCGATGGCCGAGCTCGCACTCCACCGCGCGCGCAAGCGCTTCGGCCAGAACTTCCTGGTCGAGCCTGCCATCGTGCGGCGCATCGTTGATTGCATCGATCCGCAGCCCGATGACCGTGTGATCGAGATCGGTCCGGGATTGGGCGCGCTGACGGGGGCGCTGCTCGAGCGGGTGAACCGGCTGGATGTGGTGGAGATCGACCGCGATCTCGCCGCGCGCCTGGAGCAAGGCCATGCGCGCGGGAAACTCGCGGTGCACGTCGGCGATGCGCTCGATTACGATTTTGCAGCCGTGGGCAGCGATCTTCGCGTCGTCGGCAATCTGCCGTACAACATCTCCTCGCCGCTGCTGTTTCGACTGCTCGAATACACCGCGTCGATCCGCGACATCCACGTGATGCTACAACGGGAAGTGGTCGATCGCATGACGGCGGCGGCGGGCAGCCGCGAGTACGGGCGGCTCACGGTGATGCTCGGCTACCGGTTCGCGATCGAGCGGCTGTTCCGCGTCCCGTCCGGTGCGTTTCGGCCGCAGCCCAAGGTCGAATCGGCGTTCGCACGCCTGCGTCCGCGCGCGCCCTTGCCCTGGCGGGCAAGCGATGAAGATATCTTTCGCCGCGTCGTCGCGGCGGCGTTCTCGCAGCGGCGCAAGACGCTGCGCAACGCGCTTGCGGGCATTGCCGACGAAGCGCAGATGCGCTCGGTGGGCATCGATCCGCAAGCGCGCGGCGAAACGCTCGCGGTCGCGCAATACGTCGCCCTTTCGAACGCGATCGGGCAAGCGCGGTGAGACGTCCTCAGGCCGCCTTGCGCTGCACGAATTCGATCTTGTAGCCGTCCGGGTCTTCGACGAACGCGATCACGGTGGTGCCGTGCTTCATGGGGCCGGCCGGGCGCGCCACCTTGCCGCCGCGGCGCGTGACCTCTTCGCACGCCTTGTACGCGTCATCGACCTCGATCGCGACATGGCCATAGCCGTTGCCCATGTCGTAGCTCTTGGTATCCCAGTTGTGGGTGAGCTCCAGCACCGCGGTGCGCGCCTCGTCATCGTAGCCGACGAAGCAGTTGGTGAAGCGGCCGTCGGGATAGTCCCGCCGCCGCAACACCTGCATGCCGAGCACCTTGGTATAGAAATCGATCGAGCGCTCGAGGTCGCCCACCCGGATCATGGTGTGCAGAATGCGCATTCGCGTCTCCGCTGTAAGGAATCGATCGGGTTCAGATCTCCACCATTTCGAAATCTTCCTTGCGCGCGCCGCACTCCGGGCACGACCAGTTCATCGGCACGTCTTCCCAGCGCGTGCCGGGCGCAATGCCTTCCTCCGGCAATCCAGCGGCTTCGCTGTAGACGAAACCGCAAATGAGGCACATATAGGTCCGATACACCGTGGCGTCGACGGT is part of the Betaproteobacteria bacterium genome and encodes:
- a CDS encoding rubredoxin — encoded protein: MTTVDATVYRTYMCLICGFVYSEAAGLPEEGIAPGTRWEDVPMNWSCPECGARKEDFEMVEI
- the pdxA gene encoding 4-hydroxythreonine-4-phosphate dehydrogenase PdxA, whose protein sequence is MITLALTPGEPAGIGPDIVARLAGRRLPARVVVIADRDLLASRARDLGIDLELSEWRAEDDHPNDKRAGALEILHVPLRAPAMPGELDARNSAYVIETLEHAVDGCLDGRFDAMVTGPVHKGIINAAGVAFTGHTEMLAERTATPRVVMMLCGGGLRVALATTHVALSEVPARLDQPMLEQTLRILVHDLSWRYALERPRIGVAGLNPHAGESGYLGREEIEIIAPVIERLAAEGLDVQGPFPADTLFTPARLKAFDAVLTMYHDQGLPVLKYASFGCGINVTLGLPIVRTSVDHGTALDIAGSGKADAGSLIEAIEAAAIMARNAGRMMPQARLRPIAGATRAVEG
- the rsmA gene encoding 16S rRNA (adenine(1518)-N(6)/adenine(1519)-N(6))-dimethyltransferase RsmA, whose protein sequence is MAELALHRARKRFGQNFLVEPAIVRRIVDCIDPQPDDRVIEIGPGLGALTGALLERVNRLDVVEIDRDLAARLEQGHARGKLAVHVGDALDYDFAAVGSDLRVVGNLPYNISSPLLFRLLEYTASIRDIHVMLQREVVDRMTAAAGSREYGRLTVMLGYRFAIERLFRVPSGAFRPQPKVESAFARLRPRAPLPWRASDEDIFRRVVAAAFSQRRKTLRNALAGIADEAQMRSVGIDPQARGETLAVAQYVALSNAIGQAR
- the gloA gene encoding lactoylglutathione lyase, yielding MRILHTMIRVGDLERSIDFYTKVLGMQVLRRRDYPDGRFTNCFVGYDDEARTAVLELTHNWDTKSYDMGNGYGHVAIEVDDAYKACEEVTRRGGKVARPAGPMKHGTTVIAFVEDPDGYKIEFVQRKAA